A stretch of the Mycobacteriales bacterium genome encodes the following:
- a CDS encoding prepilin-type N-terminal cleavage/methylation domain-containing protein — translation MRALEQRVSDTDEGFTLIELLVVMIIIAVLAAIAIPVFLNQRSKADDATAKGDLRNLANFEEIYLNDYGTYSSIANVRLDEPNIFPSKNITLTVVDYDGVSGYCLSAMNSSNSHTWYYDSEGGGLQPYGSTGCPDVTTGLPGGSVSNP, via the coding sequence ATGCGCGCACTCGAGCAAAGGGTCAGCGACACCGACGAGGGATTCACCCTTATCGAGCTGCTCGTCGTGATGATCATCATCGCGGTCCTCGCCGCGATCGCGATTCCGGTCTTCCTCAACCAGCGATCGAAGGCCGACGATGCCACCGCCAAGGGCGACCTCCGCAACCTCGCCAACTTCGAGGAGATCTACCTCAACGACTACGGCACGTACTCCTCGATCGCCAACGTCCGCCTGGACGAGCCCAACATCTTCCCGAGCAAGAACATCACCCTCACCGTCGTCGACTACGACGGCGTGAGCGGCTACTGCCTGTCCGCGATGAACAGCAGCAACTCGCACACCTGGTACTACGACAGCGAAGGTGGCGGGTTGCAGCCCTATGGCTCGACCGGCTGCCCGGACGTCACCACGGGCCTACCTGGCGGGAGCGTCAGCAACCCGTAG
- a CDS encoding prepilin-type N-terminal cleavage/methylation domain-containing protein: protein MIRRLEQRRHSTLPSAGFTLVEVIAALVVFALGALAVVGALTMTGKLSRTNRQRVQAATIAQQRVDLVREQVKNSVTDPIGRTITTTTVGSTTYTITQDTNWTSLGQAGNDCATGALQGSVAYQRVAVSVTWPGGTAPVTDDTVVTPPANVLSADTITLPIQLVTGSLGPLADQTVKVTPVAGGATVSEETDSYGCAVFAQLAPGLYKVEVNTAGYVDVSGVTDHVEQDGQSQPGIVPVVRILYDQPASLTVMPSCTGPAVCSFSAYPPAPSGFKYTVLQTGWPGGSATVVGNGGSPVTKSPVFPFTGTTGGSYNGFAGTCTDANKSNTVATSSQPAPGGTGTITIPLASATFVFSRSGTPVTMTNATITASDTSGGCTDTYTWTGKTINGSLGVALSIPYGSFSWSLKSGSTTHAATTATSVTPTMGATKTVTLSS, encoded by the coding sequence GTGATCAGGCGGTTGGAGCAACGCCGCCACTCGACCCTGCCCTCCGCCGGGTTCACGCTGGTCGAGGTCATCGCCGCGCTCGTGGTGTTCGCGCTCGGCGCGCTGGCGGTCGTCGGGGCGCTCACGATGACGGGGAAGCTCAGCCGCACGAACCGGCAGCGGGTGCAGGCCGCCACCATCGCTCAGCAGCGGGTCGACCTGGTCCGCGAGCAGGTGAAGAACAGCGTGACCGATCCCATCGGCCGCACGATCACGACCACCACGGTCGGCTCCACGACCTACACCATCACCCAGGACACCAACTGGACCAGCCTCGGGCAGGCCGGCAACGACTGCGCGACCGGTGCCTTGCAGGGCTCTGTCGCCTACCAACGAGTGGCCGTTTCGGTCACCTGGCCGGGAGGGACCGCGCCGGTCACCGATGACACCGTGGTGACGCCGCCGGCGAACGTGCTGTCCGCCGACACGATCACGCTGCCCATCCAGCTCGTAACGGGGTCCCTGGGGCCACTGGCCGACCAGACGGTCAAGGTCACGCCGGTGGCGGGTGGCGCCACGGTCTCCGAGGAGACCGACTCCTACGGCTGCGCCGTCTTCGCTCAGCTCGCACCGGGGCTGTACAAGGTCGAGGTCAACACAGCCGGCTACGTCGACGTCTCGGGCGTGACCGACCACGTGGAGCAGGACGGGCAGTCGCAGCCGGGCATCGTGCCCGTGGTTCGCATCCTCTACGACCAGCCGGCGTCGCTCACCGTGATGCCGTCATGCACCGGGCCCGCGGTGTGCAGCTTCAGCGCGTACCCGCCGGCGCCGAGCGGCTTCAAGTACACCGTGTTGCAGACCGGCTGGCCGGGTGGTTCGGCGACGGTTGTCGGCAACGGCGGCTCGCCGGTCACGAAGTCGCCGGTCTTCCCGTTCACCGGGACGACGGGGGGCTCGTACAACGGCTTCGCGGGAACGTGCACCGACGCCAACAAGAGCAACACGGTCGCGACGAGCTCGCAGCCCGCCCCGGGCGGCACGGGCACGATCACGATCCCGCTCGCATCGGCGACGTTCGTGTTCAGCCGGTCGGGTACGCCGGTGACCATGACCAACGCGACGATCACGGCGTCCGACACGAGCGGCGGGTGCACGGACACCTACACCTGGACCGGCAAGACGATCAATGGCTCGCTCGGCGTCGCCCTTTCCATCCCGTACGGATCGTTCAGCTGGTCGCTCAAGTCCGGCTCGACGACGCACGCCGCGACGACGGCGACGTCGGTGACCCCGACGATGGGGGCGACCAAGACGGTGACGCTGTCGTCATGA
- a CDS encoding type II secretion system protein, which produces MIRRNSARQDLGMTLPELLVSIIVFGILAGAVVATMTSTLGFFRSTSARASDLNGVQVAVDAMAKALQTATVPPVVSGVAPDAIISAGPSDLSFYAYDTTGKGPSKIRFFINSSNQLVEQRTAATNCTPPFTYGATTSRVLASGVTSGDPSLFTYDAAPTPSQVSGSPLPFVGSPKLLRSDPDPVLAQQHNDDDIGKVEMVNISLSVYGTPGAKVQASTASTTVDLVNHLVQSRQGVTLLGNSC; this is translated from the coding sequence ATGATCCGCCGCAACTCTGCCCGCCAGGACTTGGGCATGACTCTGCCCGAGCTGCTGGTCTCGATCATCGTGTTCGGGATCCTCGCCGGAGCTGTCGTCGCGACGATGACCTCGACGCTCGGCTTCTTCCGCAGCACGTCGGCTCGAGCGAGCGACCTCAACGGTGTGCAGGTGGCGGTCGACGCCATGGCGAAGGCGCTGCAGACCGCCACGGTGCCGCCGGTCGTGAGCGGGGTCGCGCCGGACGCGATCATTTCGGCGGGACCGAGCGACCTGTCGTTCTACGCCTACGACACGACGGGCAAAGGTCCGTCGAAGATCCGGTTCTTCATCAACTCGTCGAACCAGCTGGTCGAACAGCGCACCGCAGCCACCAACTGCACCCCACCGTTCACCTACGGCGCCACTACCTCGCGCGTGCTGGCGAGCGGCGTCACCAGCGGCGACCCGTCGCTGTTCACCTACGACGCCGCCCCGACGCCGTCGCAGGTGAGTGGTTCGCCGCTGCCGTTCGTGGGTTCGCCGAAGCTGCTGCGCAGCGACCCCGACCCGGTGCTCGCCCAGCAGCACAACGACGACGACATCGGCAAGGTGGAGATGGTCAACATCAGCTTGAGCGTCTACGGCACGCCGGGCGCCAAGGTCCAGGCGAGTACGGCGTCGACGACCGTCGACCTGGTCAACCATCTCGTCCAGTCGCGGCAGGGCGTCACACTGCTGGGGAACTCGTGCTGA
- a CDS encoding prepilin peptidase — protein sequence MPVVAVVLLGLLGLAIGSFLNVVIWRVPRGESVVSPPSHCPSCDAEIAPRDNVPVVSWLVLRGRCRHCRAQIAWRYPAVELATCALFVAFAVRFGAHVDVVAFLYLAAVGVALAVIDFDHKRLPDPLTLPSYVVAAALLGLAAGLGSGGGGGDYARALIGMAALFGFYGIVWFIYPAGMGLGDVKLAGVLGLYLAWLGWGQLVVGAFAAFLVGAVVSVAVVLARGGGRKTQVPFGPFMLVGVLIGIYAGHPLAHSYTHSLTH from the coding sequence GTGCCTGTCGTCGCGGTCGTGCTGCTCGGCCTGTTGGGGCTGGCGATCGGCTCGTTCCTCAACGTCGTGATCTGGCGGGTGCCCCGCGGGGAGTCCGTCGTGTCACCCCCCTCGCACTGCCCGTCCTGCGACGCCGAGATCGCGCCGCGCGACAACGTGCCGGTGGTGTCCTGGCTGGTCCTACGCGGGCGCTGCCGGCACTGCCGGGCGCAGATCGCCTGGCGCTATCCGGCCGTCGAGCTCGCCACCTGCGCGCTGTTCGTCGCGTTCGCGGTCCGGTTCGGTGCCCACGTCGACGTCGTCGCGTTCCTGTACCTCGCGGCGGTCGGGGTGGCGCTCGCGGTCATCGACTTCGACCACAAGCGGCTTCCCGACCCGCTCACGCTGCCGTCGTACGTCGTCGCTGCGGCGCTGCTCGGCCTGGCGGCGGGCCTGGGCAGCGGCGGCGGTGGCGGCGACTACGCGCGGGCGCTGATCGGCATGGCCGCATTGTTCGGTTTCTACGGAATTGTCTGGTTCATCTACCCGGCCGGGATGGGGCTGGGTGACGTCAAGCTGGCGGGTGTGCTGGGCCTCTATCTGGCGTGGCTGGGCTGGGGTCAGCTCGTGGTGGGCGCGTTCGCGGCGTTCCTGGTCGGCGCGGTCGTCAGCGTCGCCGTCGTGCTCGCCCGTGGTGGTGGCCGCAAGACGCAGGTGCCGTTCGGGCCGTTCATGCTGGTCGGCGTGCTGATCGGGATCTACGCCGGGCACCCGCTGGCGCACTCCTACACCCACTCGTTGACCCACTGA
- the pilM gene encoding type IV pilus assembly protein PilM: MAGAAVGLDIGTSGVRAAELAFGRGPATLQRFGQVALPVGAVRDGEVIDANTVAEAISHLWSTAKFSTKRVVLGVANQKVIVRQVDLPWMPEAELRKSLALQVQDFIPIPVEQAILDYHPIETVSGEDGSRSLRVLLVAASRDMIGSTLDAVSKAGLQTVHIDLTPFAVLRALGLVDETGTMGNRGTEALVDVGAKVTNIVVHQNGVPRFVRILLMGGDNITDAVSDRLGVPFEQAVGVKQQLGMSPVRGEVATDHPAARVIEATASSFVEEVRGSLDYYLAQPGSVPLQRVVLSGGGARLTGLAQRLAAASRLPVQPGAAMAALRIGKTGLSPDQLQYVEPQIVVPVGLALGMAS, from the coding sequence GTGGCAGGCGCAGCGGTCGGCCTCGACATCGGTACCTCCGGTGTCCGAGCGGCCGAGCTGGCGTTCGGTCGTGGGCCGGCGACGCTTCAGCGTTTCGGTCAGGTTGCGCTGCCGGTCGGTGCGGTCCGTGACGGCGAGGTGATCGACGCCAACACGGTCGCCGAGGCGATCAGCCACCTTTGGTCGACTGCGAAGTTCTCGACGAAGCGGGTCGTGCTCGGCGTCGCCAACCAGAAGGTCATCGTCCGTCAGGTCGACCTGCCGTGGATGCCGGAAGCCGAGCTGCGCAAGTCACTGGCGCTGCAGGTCCAGGACTTCATCCCGATCCCGGTCGAGCAGGCGATCCTCGACTACCACCCGATCGAGACCGTCTCGGGGGAGGACGGCAGCCGGTCGCTGCGGGTGCTCCTCGTCGCTGCCTCACGCGACATGATCGGCTCGACCCTGGACGCGGTCAGCAAGGCAGGACTGCAGACCGTCCACATCGACCTCACGCCGTTCGCCGTGCTTCGCGCCCTCGGGCTGGTCGACGAGACCGGCACGATGGGCAACCGCGGCACGGAGGCGCTCGTGGACGTCGGCGCGAAGGTCACCAACATCGTCGTCCACCAGAACGGCGTGCCGCGCTTCGTCCGGATCCTGCTCATGGGCGGCGACAACATCACCGACGCGGTCAGCGACCGCCTCGGGGTGCCCTTCGAGCAGGCCGTGGGGGTCAAGCAGCAGCTCGGCATGTCGCCGGTGCGCGGCGAGGTCGCGACCGACCACCCTGCGGCTCGGGTGATCGAAGCCACCGCGAGCTCCTTCGTCGAGGAGGTGCGCGGGTCCTTGGACTACTACCTGGCCCAGCCCGGGTCCGTCCCGTTGCAGCGTGTCGTGCTCTCCGGCGGCGGCGCCCGCCTCACCGGCCTCGCGCAGCGGCTCGCCGCGGCGAGTCGCCTGCCGGTCCAGCCGGGTGCCGCGATGGCGGCCCTGCGCATCGGCAAGACCGGCCTCTCGCCGGACCAGCTCCAGTACGTCGAGCCGCAGATCGTCGTACCGGTCGGCCTGGCGCTCGGGATGGCATCATGA
- a CDS encoding PilN domain-containing protein, producing the protein MTVAAPEATRPVASGAMPRVNLMPPEIAEGARLRQVQLASGLCVVLALAIVVLLYLHAHSGVSSAQSSLDQAQQEQTSLQSKLASLASVQQTFADVQAKQGLLAEAMGQEVRWSYVLNDLSLRMPSNVFLTSLAVTESTTPGTAPPAAGSAPVQIGTITFGNVGLRHDDVATWLDALAKERGFYSPLFTSSTESAAGTRGYVTFASSAELMSNLLSGRFVQTAGSS; encoded by the coding sequence ATGACGGTCGCTGCCCCCGAGGCCACCCGTCCCGTCGCCAGCGGAGCGATGCCGCGGGTGAACCTGATGCCCCCGGAGATCGCCGAGGGCGCGCGGCTTCGTCAGGTCCAGCTCGCTTCCGGGCTGTGCGTCGTGCTCGCGCTCGCGATCGTGGTGCTCCTCTACCTGCACGCCCACAGCGGCGTCAGCTCGGCGCAGAGCTCGCTCGACCAGGCGCAGCAGGAGCAGACGTCGCTGCAGTCGAAGCTGGCCAGTCTCGCCTCGGTCCAGCAGACGTTCGCGGACGTGCAAGCCAAGCAGGGACTGCTGGCTGAGGCGATGGGCCAGGAGGTTCGCTGGTCCTACGTGCTGAACGACCTCTCCCTGCGGATGCCGAGCAACGTGTTCCTGACCTCGCTGGCGGTCACCGAATCGACGACGCCGGGCACCGCCCCGCCGGCGGCCGGCTCGGCTCCGGTTCAGATCGGCACGATCACCTTCGGCAACGTCGGGTTGCGCCACGACGACGTGGCGACCTGGCTCGATGCGCTGGCCAAGGAGCGCGGGTTCTACAGCCCGCTGTTCACCTCCTCGACCGAGTCCGCGGCCGGGACGCGGGGCTACGTGACGTTCGCCTCCTCGGCGGAGCTCATGTCGAACCTGCTGTCGGGTCGCTTCGTGCAGACGGCGGGTAGCTCATGA
- the pilO gene encoding type 4a pilus biogenesis protein PilO, with protein sequence MTPTRRWLVIGVVTALVVLLAGWVLVVKPQKSKVSDLNAQTATQVSANNLLLTQISALQSEQKELPQQQLALQKFSTEIPDSTAEPTLVRQLTAAAQHADVELVSIAPGSVAPVSATAAATTSSTLGSAAPAAAGSLDELPVALSVIGSYANVESFFNAIEHLPRAMLVTSFSVCPEVSSGVGTPCQGPAEPANKVAPPGSVGVALSGDVFFTPTTTPTSTSTTETLATPPSTPATTAAGAPDVTGPSTTGAAAGTTS encoded by the coding sequence ATGACGCCCACCAGGCGCTGGCTGGTCATCGGTGTCGTGACCGCGCTCGTCGTGCTGCTGGCCGGCTGGGTGCTCGTCGTCAAGCCGCAGAAGTCGAAGGTCTCCGATCTCAACGCGCAGACCGCCACCCAGGTGTCGGCCAACAACCTGCTGCTGACCCAGATCTCGGCGTTGCAGTCTGAGCAGAAGGAGCTGCCGCAGCAGCAGCTGGCGCTTCAGAAATTCTCGACGGAGATCCCGGACAGCACGGCGGAGCCGACGCTGGTCCGGCAGCTGACCGCCGCGGCGCAGCACGCTGACGTGGAGCTCGTGTCGATCGCGCCCGGCTCGGTCGCGCCGGTCAGCGCGACGGCTGCCGCGACGACCAGTTCGACGTTGGGCTCGGCGGCGCCGGCAGCGGCGGGGTCGCTGGACGAGCTGCCCGTCGCGCTGTCGGTCATCGGCTCCTACGCCAACGTCGAGTCGTTCTTCAACGCGATCGAGCACCTGCCGCGCGCGATGCTCGTCACCAGCTTCTCAGTGTGTCCGGAGGTGTCGTCAGGAGTCGGCACCCCGTGTCAGGGCCCGGCGGAGCCTGCCAACAAGGTTGCGCCACCGGGATCGGTCGGCGTGGCCCTGTCCGGGGACGTCTTCTTCACCCCGACGACCACCCCAACCTCGACGTCAACCACCGAGACATTGGCTACGCCGCCGAGCACCCCGGCGACGACGGCGGCCGGCGCCCCGGACGTGACCGGTCCGAGCACGACCGGCGCAGCCGCCGGGACGACGAGCTAG
- the aroC gene encoding chorismate synthase — protein MLRWLTAGESHGPALVGVLEGLPAGTAVTSDDIAHELLRRRAGYGRGARMSFEQDEVELLGGVRHGLTIGSPIAIRVGNSEWPKWDVVMAPDPVPDGAFDGTGRGAPLTRPRPGHADLVGMQKYAFTDARPVLERASARETAARVALGAVARAFLSQALDVTVLSHVVAIGSVAAPDGVVPGPDDLALVDKDPVRCVDATASAAMVAEIDAAKADGDTLGGVVEVVVYGLPPGLGSHTHWDRRIDGRLAAALMGIQAIKGVEVGDGFTSARRRGSQAHDEIESTSDGLRRLTGRAGGTEGGMTTGELLRVRAAMKPISTVPRALATVDVATGEPAKAINQRSDVCAVPAAGVVAEAMMALVLADAAVEKFGGDSVAETRRNRDAYLASLVVR, from the coding sequence ATGCTGCGCTGGCTGACGGCTGGAGAGTCGCACGGACCCGCCTTGGTCGGTGTGCTCGAGGGGCTGCCCGCTGGCACGGCGGTCACCAGCGACGACATCGCGCACGAGCTGCTCCGCCGCCGTGCCGGGTACGGTCGCGGCGCGCGCATGTCGTTCGAGCAGGACGAGGTCGAGCTGCTCGGTGGGGTACGCCACGGGCTGACGATCGGTTCGCCGATCGCGATCCGGGTGGGCAACTCCGAATGGCCGAAGTGGGACGTCGTCATGGCGCCCGACCCGGTGCCGGACGGGGCGTTCGACGGCACCGGCAGAGGGGCACCGCTGACCCGTCCGCGGCCAGGGCACGCCGACCTCGTCGGCATGCAGAAGTACGCCTTCACCGACGCCCGGCCGGTCCTCGAGCGGGCTAGCGCCCGCGAGACGGCGGCCCGCGTCGCGCTCGGCGCGGTGGCGAGGGCGTTCCTGTCCCAGGCCCTCGACGTGACGGTGCTCAGCCATGTCGTGGCGATCGGATCCGTGGCGGCTCCGGACGGCGTGGTGCCCGGTCCCGACGACCTGGCGCTCGTCGACAAGGACCCGGTGCGCTGCGTCGACGCGACCGCGAGCGCCGCGATGGTCGCGGAGATCGACGCGGCGAAGGCCGACGGAGACACCCTCGGCGGCGTCGTCGAGGTCGTCGTCTACGGGCTGCCGCCGGGCCTGGGCAGCCACACGCACTGGGACCGACGCATCGACGGCCGGCTGGCCGCAGCGCTGATGGGGATTCAGGCGATCAAGGGCGTCGAGGTCGGGGACGGGTTCACCAGCGCTCGACGGCGGGGGAGCCAGGCTCACGACGAGATCGAGTCCACCTCCGACGGGTTGCGGCGGCTGACCGGCCGCGCGGGGGGCACCGAGGGCGGCATGACCACCGGCGAGCTGCTGCGGGTCCGGGCGGCCATGAAGCCGATCTCGACCGTGCCACGTGCCCTGGCGACGGTCGACGTCGCCACCGGCGAACCGGCCAAGGCGATCAACCAGCGCTCGGACGTCTGCGCGGTGCCCGCCGCCGGCGTGGTCGCCGAGGCGATGATGGCACTCGTGCTCGCCGACGCCGCCGTGGAGAAGTTCGGCGGCGACTCCGTCGCGGAGACTCGCCGCAACCGGGACGCCTACCTGGCGTCGCTGGTGGTTCGGTGA
- a CDS encoding shikimate kinase — protein sequence MTPLVVLVGPPGAGKSTVGQLVAERAGVAFRDTDRDVETASGQTISDLFVEHGEAAFRDLERDAVQVALQAHDGVLALGGGAVLDAGTRASLAGHRVVFLDVGLSDAAARVGLNRDRPLLLGNPRAQLRTMLAERRPLYLEVATATVDTDGRDTEAVAAAVLAAL from the coding sequence GTGACGCCGCTCGTCGTCCTCGTCGGACCGCCCGGCGCCGGGAAGTCGACCGTGGGACAGCTGGTCGCCGAGCGCGCGGGGGTGGCGTTCCGGGACACCGACCGTGACGTCGAGACGGCGAGCGGGCAGACCATCAGCGACCTGTTCGTCGAGCACGGCGAAGCAGCCTTCCGCGATCTCGAGCGCGACGCCGTCCAGGTCGCGCTACAGGCACACGACGGCGTGCTCGCGCTCGGCGGCGGCGCGGTGCTCGATGCCGGCACCCGGGCGTCCCTCGCCGGACACCGGGTGGTGTTCCTCGACGTCGGCCTGTCCGACGCTGCGGCGAGGGTCGGGCTCAACCGCGACCGCCCGCTGCTGCTCGGCAACCCGCGCGCCCAGCTGAGGACGATGCTGGCGGAGCGCCGGCCGCTCTACCTCGAGGTCGCGACGGCGACCGTGGACACCGACGGGCGGGACACCGAGGCCGTCGCGGCAGCGGTGCTGGCAGCGCTGTGA
- the aroB gene encoding 3-dehydroquinate synthase has translation MRVGGDASYDVVIGHGLEGQVPGLVGAASSVALITDPAVAGRAGTVAAALGAHDICVETLTIPAGEGGKSLITVAGLWDDLGRMRLTRSDAIVAVGGGATTDVAGFAAATWLRGVKLVSVPTTLLAMVDAAIGGKTGINTAAGKNLVGAFHPPAGVLVDLDVLAGLPPEQWVNGMAEVVKAGFIADPEILALVESDVPAAALPTGGLATELIERAVAVKVDVVSRDLRETGPREILNYGHTLGHAIERLEDYRMPHGHAISIGMVFAAGLARAAGMIDNETLMRHKVILTALGLPTSYRPDALPELLELMRIDKKSRGATLRFVVLDEIAKPMMLENPEPSLLDAAYREVAA, from the coding sequence ATGCGGGTGGGCGGCGACGCGTCGTACGACGTCGTCATCGGCCACGGCCTGGAAGGTCAGGTCCCGGGGTTGGTCGGCGCCGCGTCGTCGGTGGCACTCATCACCGACCCGGCGGTTGCCGGCCGCGCCGGGACGGTCGCTGCGGCACTCGGTGCCCACGACATCTGCGTCGAGACGCTCACCATTCCGGCCGGTGAGGGTGGCAAGTCGCTGATCACGGTGGCCGGGTTGTGGGACGACCTCGGCCGGATGCGCCTGACCCGCTCCGACGCGATCGTCGCGGTCGGAGGCGGCGCGACGACTGACGTTGCGGGCTTCGCGGCGGCAACCTGGCTGCGGGGGGTCAAGCTCGTCTCGGTGCCGACCACCTTGCTGGCGATGGTCGACGCCGCGATCGGCGGCAAGACCGGCATCAACACCGCCGCCGGAAAGAACCTCGTGGGCGCCTTCCACCCGCCGGCCGGTGTGCTCGTCGATCTGGACGTCCTGGCCGGCCTGCCGCCCGAGCAGTGGGTGAACGGGATGGCGGAGGTGGTCAAGGCGGGGTTCATCGCCGACCCGGAGATCCTCGCTCTCGTCGAGTCGGACGTGCCCGCGGCCGCGCTGCCCACCGGTGGCCTCGCGACGGAGCTCATCGAGCGGGCCGTCGCCGTGAAGGTCGACGTCGTCTCACGAGACCTGCGCGAAACCGGACCCCGGGAGATCCTCAACTACGGTCACACTCTCGGTCATGCGATCGAGCGGCTCGAGGACTACCGCATGCCCCACGGTCACGCCATCTCGATCGGGATGGTCTTCGCGGCGGGTCTCGCCCGCGCCGCCGGCATGATCGACAACGAGACGCTCATGCGGCACAAGGTGATCCTCACCGCGCTCGGGCTCCCGACGAGCTACCGGCCTGACGCGCTGCCCGAGCTGCTCGAGCTGATGCGGATCGACAAGAAGTCGCGAGGAGCGACGCTGCGCTTCGTCGTGCTCGACGAGATCGCGAAGCCGATGATGCTCGAGAATCCGGAACCGTCCCTCCTCGACGCCGCCTACCGAGAGGTTGCTGCGTGA